The Pseudonocardia sp. HH130630-07 DNA window TCCCGGGTCGCCAGCGGGCCGTCGACGGTCAGGTAGCCGGGGGTGACCGCCTCACCGCGCAGCTGCAGCACCCCGACCTCACGCGTCCCCCGGCCCGCGCCGTCGGGGCCGACGACCCGTACCTCGATGCCCGGCAGCGGCGGCCCCAGCTCGGGGAAGCCACGCGCCGGACCGGACCCGGCGGGTTCCGCGCGCCGGTGCGCCTCCAGCGACTCGGCGTCCACCCGGTCCACCTTCAGTCCGGTGTGGACGGGTGCGAACGCGACCCCGAGGGCGGTCTCGGCCATCCCGTAGGCGCACAGCACCGACTCCGGGCGCAGGCCGAACCGGGCCCCGGCGGCGGTGAACGCCTCGACCGCAGCCGGGTCGACCGGCTCGGCACCGTTCAGCGCGATCCGCAGGGGCGACAGGTCCAGCTCGCCGTCGTCGACCCGGCCGAGCTGGCGGGCCAGCACCGCGTAGGCGAAGTTCGGGGCCGCGGTGACGGTGCCGCCGTAGCGGGAGATCAGCTCGGCCCACAGCCGCGGCCGGCACAGGAAGTCCGCGGGGGTGACGGTCACCAGGTCCAGCCCGACCGTCATCGGCACGGTCAGGAACCCGACCATCCCCATGTCGTGGAACAGCGGCAGCCACGAGACCATCCGGTCCCGGCGGACGTCCAGTTCGGACGCGGCCACCATCGAGCCGATGTTCGCGTGCAGGTTCGCGTGGGTGATCCGCACGGCCTTGGGCGCCGCCGTCGAACCGCTGGTGAGCTGCAGCAACGCGGTGTCGTCCTCGTCGGCGACGTCGGCCGCGGGGGTGAACGCCATCGGGTCGCCGGTCAGCGAGTCCAGCGTCCGGAACGGGACACCCTGCTCGGCCAGCACCGGGGCGAGCGCGTCGAACGGCGGGCCCAGCAGCACCATCGAGGCGCCGATCATCCGCAGCGTCGTCACCGTGTCCGCCGCCCACACCGCGAGGTCGGTGCGCGGTGTCGGCTGGTGCAGCATCGTCACGCTGCCGCCGCACAGCCACACCGCCTGGGCGGCCGGGGCGATGGACGCCGGCTCACCGGCCAGGATCCCGACGGCGCCGCCGAACGGCAGCCCCGGTTCCCCCTCGCCGGGCCGGCGCAGCGCGTCCGCGTTCGCCGTCGCCGTGCGGTGCACCTGCGCCCAGGACTGCCGCGCCGGTTCCCGCGGCTCACCCGTCGTCATACCGCGGGCGTCCCCGTCGGGACCCGTCGCGGACTCCAGCAACGTCGCCAGGAATCGGGACATGGTGCCGACAGTAGCGACGAACCACCCACCGCCGCCGCCACGATCGGTGACCGGCGGCCCGGTAGGTGACCCACGCGTAGCATCCGGGCCCATGGCCGAGCAGCAGCCCATCCCGTCCGCCGCACTCTCCGCCGCCGTCGAGGACGTGCTGCCGGGGGCCCGCTCCGACCTGGAGGCGCTGGTCCGGATCCCGAGCATCTGGGCCGATCCGGCGCACGCCGAGGACACCCGGCGCAGCGCGGACGCGGTCGCGGCACTGGCCCGGGACGCCGGGGCGGCGACGGTGGAGATCGTCGCCGCCGACGGCGGCGCACCCGCGGTCGTCGCACACTGGCCCGCCCCGGAGGGCATGCCGACCGTGATGCTCTACGCCCACCACGACGTCCAGCCCACCGGTGGTGACGACGAGTGGACCAGCCCGCCGTTCGAGCCGACCGAGCGGGAAGGGCGGCTCTACGGCCGCGGCGCCGCCGACGACAAGGCCGGCGTGATGACCCATCTCGCGGTCCTGCGCGCCTACGGCGGGACGCCCCCGGTCGGCGTGACCCTGTTCATCGAGGGCGAGGAGGAGTCCGGCTCCCCGACCCTGAGCGCCCTGCTGGCCGAGCACCACGCGAAGCTCTCCGCGGACGTGATCGTGATCGCCGACGCGGCGAACCCGGCGGTCGACGTGCCCGCCCTGACCACGAGCCTGCGCGGGCTCGTCGCGGTGGTGGTCGAGGTGTCGATGCTGGAGCGCCCGGTGCACTCCGGGGTGTACGGCGGGCCGGTCGGCGACGCGCTCACCGCGCTCTGCCGCACGCTCGCGACGCTGCACGACGACAAGGGTGAGGTCGCCGTTCCCGGCCTGGCCCGCAGCAGCTCCGACGCCCCCGACCCGGACGAGGCGACCTACCGCAGCGACGTCGGCCTGCTCGACGGCGTCGAGCTGCTCGGCACCGGCAGCGTCGGAGACCGGGTCAACCTGGCCCCGGCGGTCGCCGTGCTCGGCATCGACGCCCCGGCCGTCGCCGAGTCCTCCAACGTGCTGCTCCCCCGGGCCAGGGCGATGGTGAGCATGCGGCTCGCCCCGGGAGAGGACGCGCTGCGGGCCCAGCAGGCACTGGCCGACCACCTGACGGCGAACGTCCCGTGGGGCGCGCACGTGACGGTGACCCCCGAGTCCGGCGTCGCCGAGCCGTTCAGCCTCTCGGCGACGGGTGCGGTCTACGACCACGCGCGCGCCGCCTTCGCCACCGCCTACGGCAACACCGCGGTGGAGACCGGCATCGGCGGCTCGATCCCGTTCATCGCGGAGTTCGCCCGCACCTTCCCGGGGGCGACGGTGCTGGTCACCGGCGTCGGCGACCCGGCGAGCCGCTGGCACGGGATCGACGAGAGCCTGCACCTGCAGATGTTCGGCCGGGGCGTGCTGGCCGAGGCGCTGTTCCTGCAGCGGCTCTCCGCGCAGGGCTGACGCCGGAGGGGCGGGTGCGCGCCCGGGAATGGCACCCACCCCGGCACCGGAGCGGTGCAGAATGACGCCCGATGTGGATCCGGCTGCTCGGCACGGTGTCCGTGCTGGGCACGGACGGCGCCGAGCTGCGCGTCGCC harbors:
- a CDS encoding fatty acyl-AMP ligase yields the protein MSRFLATLLESATGPDGDARGMTTGEPREPARQSWAQVHRTATANADALRRPGEGEPGLPFGGAVGILAGEPASIAPAAQAVWLCGGSVTMLHQPTPRTDLAVWAADTVTTLRMIGASMVLLGPPFDALAPVLAEQGVPFRTLDSLTGDPMAFTPAADVADEDDTALLQLTSGSTAAPKAVRITHANLHANIGSMVAASELDVRRDRMVSWLPLFHDMGMVGFLTVPMTVGLDLVTVTPADFLCRPRLWAELISRYGGTVTAAPNFAYAVLARQLGRVDDGELDLSPLRIALNGAEPVDPAAVEAFTAAGARFGLRPESVLCAYGMAETALGVAFAPVHTGLKVDRVDAESLEAHRRAEPAGSGPARGFPELGPPLPGIEVRVVGPDGAGRGTREVGVLQLRGEAVTPGYLTVDGPLATRDADGWFDTGDEGYLTDDGAVVVCGRVKDVIIMGGRNIYPTDIERAAGEADGVRAGNVVAVRMPAGDGRRRESFAVVLEAKGVDDETAAKSLRDDVIHRVFTAVGVRPAEVVVLGPGTLPKTPSGKLRRAATADLLTPTP
- a CDS encoding dipeptidase encodes the protein MAEQQPIPSAALSAAVEDVLPGARSDLEALVRIPSIWADPAHAEDTRRSADAVAALARDAGAATVEIVAADGGAPAVVAHWPAPEGMPTVMLYAHHDVQPTGGDDEWTSPPFEPTEREGRLYGRGAADDKAGVMTHLAVLRAYGGTPPVGVTLFIEGEEESGSPTLSALLAEHHAKLSADVIVIADAANPAVDVPALTTSLRGLVAVVVEVSMLERPVHSGVYGGPVGDALTALCRTLATLHDDKGEVAVPGLARSSSDAPDPDEATYRSDVGLLDGVELLGTGSVGDRVNLAPAVAVLGIDAPAVAESSNVLLPRARAMVSMRLAPGEDALRAQQALADHLTANVPWGAHVTVTPESGVAEPFSLSATGAVYDHARAAFATAYGNTAVETGIGGSIPFIAEFARTFPGATVLVTGVGDPASRWHGIDESLHLQMFGRGVLAEALFLQRLSAQG